ACAATTCCTCCTCCCCAACACCTCATCATCACATTACTAAAGACCTACTGAGAGCTGTTCTTTTTGTGCAGGACATCCCCTATCgactatcaggaaaaaaaattacaagtcATACTCAGAGTCAAAGAGCACATTTCGAAGAACATGAGAATCAGAAATGGCAGGGTTGGGGatggggttggggctggggttggggctcagcggtagagtgcttgcctaggatgtgtgtgaggcactgggttcaatcctcagcaccacattttaaaataaataaataaataaataaaggtattgtgcccaactataactaaaaaaaggaGGAGGGGGCAGGATTTGGAATTGCCAGACTGAGAATTTAAAACTGGTTAATATCCTAAGAACTCAGATGGATAAAGCAGACAACATGCTTCATTGCGTTAATTCAGGAGGTAAAATTATtacattatgagagctgtaacctaatccatggattaatccacttgttgGATTGATAATATATTTTGGGGGAAGGTCCTTGGGAATTTGAATGGAGGGCTTCatgcataccaggcaagcactttaccactgagccacatccccagcttggtaatttttttttttttttcttcagtcctgagaattgaacccaggctctcacacatgccaggtaaatgtgctaccactgaaccacatccccaggtgGATTGATAATTTGATtgattactgggtggtaactttaGGCAGGTGGGTATGGCCAGAGGAAGTTGGTCACTGGTGTAGTACCTCTGGGATCATATGCTTGGCTCCTCAGGCTCttactctgcttcctggttgccatgaggtgagcagctttcctctgtcatGGCCTGCCACCACGATGCTCTGCCATACTTCAAGCCCAGAGCACAGAAAATCAGCCAAACAcagactgaaaccatgagccccaaagtaaacttttgctcctctaagttgttcttgtttgtATGCTGGTCCCAGAGACAAAAAACTGATAACACCTGTCTCATTGCCTCATCACCACGCCTTTCTGTTCCATCCTCACATTTATCTGACAGACCAACATGCATCTGCATGTAGAATTCCCTTCTTCTTCTCTACCTGGAAAATTCCTCATTCTACTATGTTCACTCTTATTCTGCTGTTTTTCTGTAAAGTTTATATTCCAAGTTTGTCTGAAGATTTCACTGGATATTTGAATTAGACAAATTAGATTAGAATCTTCACTGATCTAAATATATTCTATTTTGATAATCATTGCATAGCCCCCAGATTGACAAAAACATATGTCTTGTAAAACTTTTTTGACTTCTcgtgtccttttcatttttttttatctgcCACATCAAGGCATTTGAAGAGACATGCCCTTCACAGATAAACAAATggtaataagcacatgaaaaatgGTCAACAGCATTAGTCACTAATGTTCAATGAGATACTAAGATGAGGGTCattgttaaaaacaaaaacaacaacaaaatggaaAGTAACAAATGACGGTGAGGACGCAGAGAAATTGGAACACTGGAGATGGCCAAAGGAATGAAAGCTggtgcagccactatggaaaacagtttggcagttatCATAGGACCTATCAATTCCACTCCTAGACATGAACCTATAGGAACTGAGCAAGACTCAAACAGATGTTTTTCAAAAATATGACATTCATTAGGATAGTATTAaagaaagattaaaaagaaatcaggaaaacaataaaaattaatacaaGAAACCACATTTATCAACAAATTGATAAATAACAGCATTCTGTATTTGCAATATTATGGGCTAAATAACTAGAATGAATTTCCAGGTAAAACAACTAAAATAGctgggttgggctggggatgtggctcaagtggtagcacgctcgcctggcatgcgtggggcgctgggttcaatcctcagcaccacataaaaataaaataaagatgttgtgtccaccgaaaactaaaaaataaatattaaaaaattctctttctctctctctcttttctctctctctgggtATAAGATAAAAGTATGAGATCTGGGGTggttgctcagtggtggagtatttacctcgcacacgtgaggccctgggttcgaacctcagcaccacataaaaataaataaaatgaggatgttgtgtccatctaaaactaaaaaataaataaataaaaaacaataaaagcatGAGTCGAAGTTTGGATAGTCATGAAATCAGACAAAAGAGATTCATAATGATAAAAGGTTTGATTCACCAAGGATTTGTATCGCTTTAAAATGTTTCTACTCTTATTAATGCAGCTTCATTTTTTTAAACCCCAAAGTGACAGAACTACAACAATTAGACAAGTCCATAATTTAATCAAGAGGTGTCAAACAGATATTTTTTATACCAGTGTTCATTGTAGCAATTCAAAACAGCTTAAAAGtatctgggtgtggtggcgcacaacTGTGATCCCAGCattttgggaagctgagacaggagcatcgctagttcaaagccagcctcagcaacagcgaggcactaagcaactcagtgagatcctgtctccaaaaaaaataaggttggggatgtagttcagtggtcgaatacccctgggttcaatccccagtaccaaaaaaaaaaaaaaaaaagctaaaaggtggaaacaactcaaatgtctGTCCATTATCACATGATAGATGAACAAGCTCTGGAATATATATGCATTGAAATTGAGTATAACATTGTAAATAtagtaaatatgtaaatattatacTAGGAAGGAGATTCTGGTACATGCTGCCATACGGATAAACCTTGAAAGCATTACACAAAGTGAATATGCCAGACAAAAACACAAACACTGTTTATATGAGGTACCTAGAAAAGGCAAAGTTATAGAAGCAGAAGTTGACTAGGGTTACAGAGGACCAGGAGAGGGAGGGTGTAGAGTTATTGCTTAATGGTTAGAGTTTGTTTAGGAGAATGAAAAGTGGTGATTATTTTACAACATTGTGAATGTAATTAATGCTAAAAAATTGCACACTTAAATTGCCATAATGGCAAATTTTACATTATGTATATATtgccacaatttttaaaattaacaatgtAATATACCAGATTCTATTGGATTGTACATTTTTAAATGGGTGAATTTTTGTCATGTGAATTACATCTCAATAAAGTTCTTCAAAAGTATCTGACCACAAGCCAGGCTTGGTgggacacacctataatcccatagAATGGAcagcctgaagcaggaggaccacaagttcaaagccagcctcagcaacttagggaagctctaagcaacttagtgagaccctgtctcaaaattaaaaaaaaaaaacaaaaaaacactgagGATGTGTTCTCAGTGAtaaagtgaccctgagttcaattcctagtacaaaaaaaaatctgcccatgaaatgtcaaaattcatacctttttaagtgaaaaataattatttttggtgCTTTGGAAATACTGGCCCTCACAGCTGTTTCCTGCTTGGTTTCACAAAAGGAGCAATGAATTTGGTTGTTCCAGGTCAATGTGTCTTGTTGGAAAAAACACTGGAGACAGTCCTGTTGagaaagaaaaagcatttggTGATCAAACTGGATAAACTGCATCCTGGGGTCTCTGTCTATATTAGAACTTTTCTCAAAGTCAGCAAACCAGGAGAAATCAGTGTCACACACTGCAGCCCGGACAGCTGTAAAATCTACCCAACTGAAGAGCTGCCTCTTTCTCACTTAGTTACTGAGATGGATTGATTGCTCATCTCACTTATTATCTATGAATCAGCATCTTAACATTGGTGGTTTATTTCGGAATCATATAGACTACAGTTTCACATTCTTCTCACCACTAAAATGGCCTGATGACTGAGAAAGGGCCATATCTGAGGGTTCAGGTGTGGTAGCCCTTAAAGACATTAGGGCAGAGATAAATTAGACCCCATATCCACAGGAGATACTCTCACTGTGGCCAGGGCCCTGGTTCTGCACACTGTTAACCTAAAGAGGAAGATGagcatatattttgttttcagaacAGCCAGCACCCTCACTTaaagagtgtttggaatttctttcaACCAATCTTTAATTGTTTCATCTGAGAACAAAAACCAGTCCTGAATAAGTAACAGGATTCTGTTATCTCATTCTGATATGTgaaaactttcagtagtcagttgtggtggcacatggacttgggaggctgaggcaggaggatctcaggtttgagatcagcctcagcaatccagcaagaccatctcaaaataaaaataaaaagggctgagaatatagctgaGTAGTGGAtcacccttaggttcaatccccatgactaagaaaataaataaaatgaaaaactgaGCAGCAGATGTGCTTtcataatttagaaaaaaaatacaaatccaTATATAATTCTGTAAGGAAGATTATTGCTCTCTACTTCCTATTATGCTCCTAACTTACTACTTCTGACATCTACTGTCCCTTCCTGATCCCCAGGCCCTTGCAGCCCTACACTGCTCTACCCTACATCCCTGCTTACACGTTAACTTTTGGCACTGTGGTGAAGAAAACTAGAGAACCAAATTAAGGCACACGATTCCACTCTCTCTTCCAAACACATTTCACAGCTTTAGTCCAAAATACAAGAGCTCAAGACTACAGTCAGAATCTTATTAATATTTAGTTCCCGGTTTGAACCTATAGAACTCTGGGGTGAAGGCGGGTCATAATGTTTTTGCAAGAAATGATAAATTCCTTACATGCCAGACCATCTCTATAGAGTAAAAATCCCACCTAACTTTTCAATTTTACAGTGAGACTGCTTTTCAAGTAAGTACGTTTAGAAATACATTCACTGCCAggtcatggtggcatatgcctataatcccagtgactggggaggctgaggcaagaggattacaagttcaaagccaacctcagcaacttagggaagccCTTAGCAAgactcagtctcaaaataaaatgtaaaaagagcTGGGGTAATGGCTTAGTGGTATAGAGCCCCTGGGTCCTATCCCTGAtaccaataaaacaaaaaaaaaaaaccctgaattcATAGTACTTTTGGCTAATAAGTTGCTTTTCCAAAAAATGCTATTATCATGAGCTTCTCTCCTTCCTTTATTTCTTAAGTTGTAAAGCTGCCTTCTCATACtgaaaaatgtagaaaataacCCTGAGAACATCTGGGGCTGAGGGTAGAGCAGGACAGACGTATCCAGTAGTAGACCGGCACAGTGGTGTGGGacagtagtcccagctactcaggacgcggaggcaggtggatcactggagcccaggagttcggagaccagcctgggcagtgcagcaagactctgtcataagaaaagaaaagaaaaagcatttaataGTAGGGGCTGCCAACCTGAAGGGAACATTCATATTCAGatggaatggggagggagaggacAGTGAAGACTTCGTTCTTGTAGGTGCAGTTCTCACACTTCAAACATATGATGCCATAATTGAGCTGCCCTTCAAACAGCCGTGTGATGATAGACGTCTCATTGGCAATCACCTTCCTGCAGCATCTCTGAGCAGATCCTTTCTCATGTGATCGTCTTCGGTGGTACTGAATCAAGGATAAATCCTCATATCAACTATTGGTTATCAaaaaacagttttattttatgtatttatttatttatttaatactgattagttatacatgtcagtagaacacattttgacacattgtccacaaatgaagcacaaattctcattcctctggctgcatGTGGTGCCGAGTCACTCCAATAGTGAAATCTTAAATGTATATAGCGTAATAATGTCTCAAAACATATTTTAATAGAATGACATTTTCCTATCAGAATGATATATTCCCATTAGAAACCACTTAGTTTTGGATTCAGACAATAAGTAGAACAAGGCCTTCCTTGAGAGTGTATGTCATTTGTGATTTTTGATGATTCAGTTATTTCCCTTATTTGGTAAAGCTGAAACTGAGGACACCCCAACTAGTAAATGCAAGTCCAGGCCCCCAATCTGACAGCCTCTGACTGAGATAGAGGAATCTGAAGCtagtttttcctggaaaaggggtAAGTCAACTACTTAACTAACCTTAGGCAATGAAAGCTGATCTAGAGGTTAAATGAAGGAATATAATCTTTCTTCTTTCCAGACTCTTCAGCTAATGTTCCCTACTCTTTTCTACTTTAAGTTATAGAAAATACACttataataataaatgaatgaatgaacgttGTGCCCcaaactactctttttttttttttttttttttataagtagCCATCTGTTCCTGTGTCAAATATAGGCACACTTGGTCCTTAGTGTAGGTTCTGTTCCACTTTATATCACGAAATAGACTGTCTGATTTCTTGGCCCTCATCTTGATTGGGCCACATACACAATCCCTGATAGCTTTGTTCGCTGAGTGGGTGTGGGAAATGTGCTTTTATCTTCCCCTTTGTGGTTAGTGGTTTTGATCTCAGGGTAGATACAAAACATTGGTGCTTTCTCCAGTTTTCTGTTAATAGCGAAAGAATGGAAACAAAGTTCTACTtatttttcacacacacacacaaatgcaaatCTTAAATTTCCAAGGCAGCCTGACCTAACAAGTCTTGTGGCCTGGTTGGCATCCAGCTCATACTGGAAACAGCATTTCCAGAATTTTCAGGGGCTTCCGGGCCTCCGTAGACTGCCCTTGGAGCTGGATCAGCTCCCACAGCCAGCTCTGGTGGGAGCTGTGCTTGCCATCCTGCAGGTGCTTGCTGCTTTCCTCATGCTTGTTTGCTGCCAAGGTCTTCCACTCTGACAGGAACCAAATGCCCTCATTTCCCCTAATTTCTAGTTTGGCCCAGGGAACCAGAATGCTATTTATTTCAGATTGGCAGCAGATGAGAACATGCGTGATTGCTACTGAACAACACCTTCCCCTCTGACTAAAAAACAGTGCTCTGTGGGTAGCTTGTTATTACTGACAACGAAAAATGGAACTGAAGATTATGATTAGTGGCTCCAGTTTGTGATCTTAATCCTAATGCTAATGATTTCCTGGATGTTAGGTATGGACAAGGGAACATTATCATAAGGAGACTGCATCAAGTCAAACACATATCTTCAGAAAGCATTGGTCTCGGACCAGGACCAAAGGCAGAACTTTAGAGAAATGGGTGATTTCAAGTTTAATCAAATGTATGTCCCAATCCAACGAAGAACTCAGGTTCAGCATGTTCAGTTTGGACATGTTTAGTACATGGGTCTGTCCCTTAATGTAACGTAAAGCCTGATATTTTCATGGATTTGTAGATATCACAAACATTTAGGTTGTAAAGTTTCATATTATTTCTCATtaggaatttattttttttataaaaaatatgatTTCCACTTTTAAAAACTAGTTCATGCAGCTTTTATTTGCAAAGGAAACTAGATTAGTTTCCACACCTGGCCAATCACTGGAAATGCCAAGAGACCTTTCTCAGTCTAACTAAATAACACCAAGTAAGTGCTGTAGAATCCCATCTCCCCAGGTGATTCTGCTGAAATTTGGTGAATACATTTGTACATTCAAGTACCCTAGCACCTAGAATAGTGCTTGGCATGGAACATGCAACATTgactaaataaatgaaagaaagaaaaacagaagttgCTGATGAGACTGCAGGCTTATCCTAAGACCATAAACCCTACTTACCTTTTTCAGAGCTTCATGAAGTTCATTTAGGACATAAATCAAGAATTCCTGAGCATCTTGTTGTGTCTTTTTCATAAACGCTGGGTAGAGATTGCCAAGAGCTGACCGAAATACTTCTGGAGAGACACAGTCTGAGTCTCCGAGCCACATGTCTGTCATCAGGTATGCAAAAGCAGTGGCAACCTCACTGCAATCCCTTGGAAGAAGGAAGGGGCATGTTTCTGGCTGATTTAATGAAAAGAGGCACCTAATCACTCAAGCATGGGGAatcagtccaaaaatagaacatcATTCATTTTTTGGTTGcccatcccactttactcaccctaGATCTGTTGTCTGGGGAGCTACAGCCTCGACAGGCCTGTTTAACCCTTTGCAGGGATTCCGGAGGGTTCCTTCCCTAACCTCTCCTGGGGGGTTGGGGCTGGGACTGACTGCAGGGAACACACAGGGTCTTACTTCTGAAGAGCTGTCATGTACTTTCCAGAGAGGAAGTACTCCACCAGCGGCGAGATGCTGCAGAGACACTGCAAGATGGCATTCATGTAGCACGTGTTGCCCAAGTTCCGCAGGCCAGTCACGCCCTGGGAGTGGGGCTGGTTCTCATCCGCCTCGTTAACTGGAAGGGAGTCATAATAGTCTGTGCACTCTGCACTGTGTTGGTGCCACGTGGAAAGAAGGAAAGCGTTTTGAGGGAACAAAATACGTGCAAATGACAATAAGCCCCTTTTGACTCACGAAATAAGAGTCCTTAGTAAGACTTCCCTCAAACATGTTCCCTACCAAGGACAGAAAGATTTGAAATTGAAGTCTAAAATTGAATTCTGTAGAACAGAACTCTGACCAAGTGCTTGAAGTCAAACAAGACAATAGATAAAAACTTTCTTCCTAAAATTCAACCAAGAGAACTGAACTGTTCAGTTGGTTAGTCTAAAGTGCAAATTTTCCTACTAAAATCCAAATTTTTGCCATTTCTCCTGGGCAAGTAAATTATTACAAGTAGTAATGATAACAATAGGCAACAGTTAATAATAGCAACAGCTATAATGTATTTAGCTTGGCAGTACATTAAGCACTTCAcatgcattctctctctctctctctctctctctcttgcacacacacacacacacacacacacacacacacacacatttagttgtcaatggacctttattttatttatttatttatatatatgtggtgctgagaattgaacccagtgcctcatacatgccaggcaagtgctctactgctgagccacaaccctagtccttTTTAACA
This region of Callospermophilus lateralis isolate mCalLat2 chromosome 3, mCalLat2.hap1, whole genome shotgun sequence genomic DNA includes:
- the Usp50 gene encoding ubiquitin carboxyl-terminal hydrolase 50 codes for the protein MTSHQSFPADDFGIYYVLAECTDYYDSLPVNEADENQPHSQGVTGLRNLGNTCYMNAILQCLCSISPLVEYFLSGKYMTALQKDCSEVATAFAYLMTDMWLGDSDCVSPEVFRSALGNLYPAFMKKTQQDAQEFLIYVLNELHEALKKYHRRRSHEKGSAQRCCRKVIANETSIITRLFEGQLNYGIICLKCENCTYKNEVFTVLSLPIPSEYECSLQDCLQCFFQQDTLTWNNQIHCSFCETKQETAVRASISKAPKIIIFHLKRFDIQGTLKRKLRTDIHYPLTNLDLTPYICPVFRKHPKYNLCAVVNHFGDLDGGHYTAFCKNSVTQAWYSFDDTRVSEIPETSVQTATAYLLFYSCQPFSKPVQKCKS